From the Musa acuminata AAA Group cultivar baxijiao chromosome BXJ3-1, Cavendish_Baxijiao_AAA, whole genome shotgun sequence genome, the window TTGCTAAGGATAATTTTTTCCCTATCTGGCTTCTTAAAACAAGGCAAATCAAATTAGAAGATAATAATTTTGATCAATAGATCTGCATGAAAAAAATGAGATCACAAAATAAACTGGCTACAGTAATTTCTTTTGTGAAATGTACATCACTTCCTATGGTTTTTGTGATGATTTCTCCCCTCACACTTGATTGTTTTATTTTGTAGCCTTGCTGCTCTTTGCTGCTGCTTTCTTATTGATGAGTGTTGCTGTGATCCATCCATCCTATTTATCTGCTGATATCACTGCTCAATCTTGAAGTATTTGCTGCCTTTAAACACACTTGAAGTTTCTGCTGTGAAGCTGTAATCAAGCTTGAAAGTGTTTCAGCATCTTTATTTAGAGAAACTTCCATAAAATTATGTTCTATTGTGGTTAGTAGTGATAGTCCCAACAACATTAATAAGTAGTTTCATGGAAGAATCTGATTACTATAGTTGACACATTTGCTATTCATATCTTATCTTTTAGAACCATTAGGAGTTTCAAAACTGAAATTAACATTAACCAACATTTTTTTGGATGGATAATTTTAGCATCATTTATCACGAACTAGCTCGATAAATTAACCCTCGCATTAACTCGATAGATCAACGAATGCCTGCCTAGCTATAGTAGACTCATCTAGTCCTTACAAACCGAGATTACGCGATGAGAGTATTTGTTCTTTGGTAAGGTACTCCCAAAATGATAAatcttaaaatatattaaatgcaTATGATCACCACACCTTAAGATCTTAATTAAtgctttaaattattattattattctaaaaattttcatgattttgACATGGTCGAACAGTTTCTTGAAATCAAATTAATCAAGTAATAGTCGAAGGGTTCTCATTTCTTTGTTGTTGACTACTGACTCCTTGGAGAGGCTACATGAAGTGGTCATTTACTGTCTTCAAAAGATCTGATTATGTGAACATGCAGTGACAAATACCAGTACAAGACCTCCCAAGTGCAGAACATTACCATTTAGGAATAGAGAATCTCTGATACAGAGTAAAATTCAAATTGATTGATGGCTACAGACAATTTTAATTGTCCATCATCAGTTGACTAAGTTAATGCTTCAAGCTTGATGTGTGAAAATGATTGCGCTCATCCAGGTTGCGCTAATGAGTCTTCACAATCACGCAACAAGCAGAAAGCAGATGGCACGATATGGTCGCTGTCGCTGCAATATGATCCCTTGTGAAATTTTGTCAGCAGAAAGCATAATTTTTTACTCACATTTGATGGAACGATATATGTGTCGCACGAACAGCAAAGAAGCACGAAAACCGACAGTCCCGAGCATAAGGAAGAATCCATAACAAATGCAAGTCATGTAACCAAAAAAGAATGATGTTTGCATGAAGCCCGACATGTCTGATCTCGCGTGATAGTAGTATATGCAGTAGAAGAAGATGAATACGCCGGTGGAGCCTCCACAAAGAACAGACCTGCAGAAGATAATGTGATGTTTTAAGACTGAAGAATCAACATCAGATGGTCTTTACATTATGCATGTAAAGGAAGATAAGGGATAAATGACTGTAGAACTTTTTTCATTagcaaataacaaataaaattataCAGAGCGGCAACCTTTATTTTGAGATGTTGTATAAAAACTGATCCAGCTATTTGCACTCAGCAGTCAGATAATACAAGATTTCAGCAGCATATAGGACACCTTTCTATTACGGTTTTGGTCAGAAACAGCAAGGTTTATTTTCATATATACACCCTCGAGCCCCCCCAGATTACATGACATAGATTAGTATGACCGAGAGATCTAAAAGCTTTTAGTTCTTTGTCATGCATAGTTGTGACCTCCACTTATGATTACTGTTATTCAgaaaatatgatgaataagtaTTACATTTATGTTCAAACAATTGTAATCACATCTTCATGATTGGAGAAAATGTTGACATGTTGGAAGTTACCTGAAAAAAGTTGATTTTGTATGGCACTATAACCTTAACAATTACAAGTCTTTCGCAGCACAAGTTTTCTTCCATCTAATGCATTTTTCCTAAGATTCCAATAGAAATTGATCAATGTACAATTGTTGGATTGCCACAGTGTCCTCCACTCAAGTAACTAATATCCTCATCAGAAATTTGATCTGTCTATTAGGTTTTAATATTGCATTAGATATACAGCTTCAGATAAGGTTAAATCATGTAAGCTGCTCCTAATATGCAAATGTTTATAACTCTTTGGTGCATATCTATGAAATCCTCTCATCATGTCCATTGCCAGCTTTGACAACCAATCAATCATCGAAAATCAGTATGATATTGGCATCTAATTAGTCATTCACTTAGGATGAGGAAACAAAGCATTCAATCAGGTAAAACTCTGACCATCAAACATATGATCAGCTGCAGCGCACTTTTAATTCTTTTTCCATTTAATCTAGCAAATTTAAAAGATACCAGAACGGCAATGTCTTCCGAATTAGTGGACTTGGTTTTCGTAGAGGTGGATAGAAATCTAATTTTAATTTAAGACAGGCGTTCATTCATTTCCATAGGGTTTTTCTGTTTAGAAgacaatatcaataataataagaggGGTCATTGTTCAACTAAAAGGAATCTCCGTGTGGTTGCAATATTGAAAAGTTAGTTCTTCACCAGAGACTTCTGTTAGGTTGACATGATTAAATTCTTAAGGGATATGAATTAAAAATGAACCCACAAGGTATGGAGGAGGAAACAAAGGAAAGGAATAAGGTATATTTAGTTATCTACTACCCACATGATAGACGAAAACTTGAAGCCCATGGAAACTCTTGTAAACTGTGTCAATTAAAATGAATGAAATAACATTAGAAGTTCTTGAAAGATGAACTGAAATAAAACCTTAATGTATGCCATGATTCAAAAAACTCTCGACTCAAGACAACTAAATGACAAAAGAGGTACAACATTTACAAATATGTTCAAGCACGATAGTTTCAAGATGGCAAAACAGACTGCAGTGTCTATGCTAGACCAACTAAATGGTAGAATTATCTAGTAGAATGGAGAAGGCCAGATACTTACCTCCACCACCACCCGTGATCCTCTGCTGCAAGTTGGAAATATGTCAATGCAACAGTGATGAACGCTGTGACAATTATAAGAATGATGAAAACAATAAATAGGAtactatatattgtatatattttGTGACCCCACACGCTAGCAAATATATAGTAGAGTTCTACATAGATGGCACTAAAAGGAAGGAATCCTGCCATTGCCATCTGAGGTATGGTGCCTCGATACCATGCCAATTCAGGAATTTCTCTTGGGTACTTGTTGGTACGGCATGGAGCTTGGAATTCAGTTTTGCTGTTTTTACCAGTCACCCCACCCAATATGAGCAAAGGGGAAGTAACCAATGCCCATATAAGTAGAATCACAAGGATGGTTCCAAATGGCAGAGCTGCAGTTGCGCTATATGTAATAGCAACAGTGTTCAGGAAGAAGAATGTCAAGAACAAGGGACCACAAAATAAGCAGCCAGTCAACAACAAATTCCTCACCTGCAGTCAAATAGAGGCAAAGATAATTAACCCATGCAGACTACAAGTGGTATGACGAGAAATTAATGCTGAAGCAACTTCTTACCCAATTAGTCCCTTCGAGCTGCATATAGAAGGAGCTCGCAGTGTAACCAGCGATACCAGAAGTCAGAGCATAGATGACAACAAGAGCTGTGTAAAGGGCTCCCCGATTGTATGGGTAGAACACACCAACAAGTGCAAGAAGGAAGATGAACATTGTACTAGTCATGAGACAAAAGTATCAGATGATATTAACAGAAATCAGCATTAGAAGAGGTTAGTGAGAGCTCTTACAGCACTAGGAGCTGAGTTCCAGAACCAATAATAGCTGAAAACAAAGACTTGTTCTTTGGAAATCGGAAGACGTCTCCATGGATATATTTCCATCCAGAATCCTCTTGATCTTCAAGAGACTCCTCAATGAGAGAATATCTTCATGATGATAGTATTTTAGTGGCAGATGAAATAGTGAACATAAGGAAATATGCTTCAAAATGAAAACCATGGAGTCTATATATCTTACTTTACAAAATCGTTTTTGAGCACACGCATGAGAATCGTAGCAAGAAACCCAGTCAGAAGAAGGACAGTCACACATGAATTAACAATTGAGAACCAATGAATCTCTAAATGTTGAGGCATAGAGGATGTCCTTGAGTACTTTGCCATCCTTTCTTCAAAAGATATGTCAGTATTTTTCCATGTCACAGAATATAAAAACTCGACATCCAATTTCCTATCCTCCGAGATATCCACATTAATATTGGGGTCTGTTTGTACATTGATCTCTATGACCCGATCATCATTGTAAAGGATATTGAAGTGGATGTGTTTAAAGAGAAAGTACTTGTCTTTGCCCGAATCAGTCTTGACCTCCTCAATCTTGCCCAGAAAACCCCATAAAGGCAGATCATCATAATACATTTCAAAGTAATAGTCCTTTGATACAGCATGTCTGAACTTTGCAAcatcttcttttgacaagttttttTTACAAAGAGACTTTGACCGCTGCTCCTCCAGAAAATTTAATTCGTACGGTGCATCGACCAAACGATCACCATTTAGAACTTCCCCAAGGGCTTCCGTCTTTTCGGTAACATGCTCTAAATCAACAAAGTTTTGTAAAGAGTTGTACACACTAACAAACATAAATAGTGTTGCTAACAGACTCAAGCAGCTCAGATGTCGATGGAACAGTAAGGATAAGTGAATAACCTGGTGAGCAGAATGGCAAGTCATAGTAACGATATGTCTCGCTGCAGATGCAAAAGGGAAATGACTGTCACATTCAAGAAACACTGAAATGTTAAAAGTAAATGATAAATATCCTAAAACAAAAGCATCATTAAAAAAATGCCAAAGACAGGGTCAAAGGCAGCAGAATTAACAGGGCCTGGTAATCTATAAGGCTATTAACAAGCGACCTCCCAATCCAACCAGCCGAACTGATACCACTACAATATGAAGCACACCAAAGTATAAAATCCCTGAGATTTAATAGAGTTTGGTTTTTCATAAAAGAAACTATTGAGAAACCAAAATAACAATCGATGGTAAAGGATTGGAAACACTGCTAAAACATGAAGCACTCAAAAATTAGCTTTGACTGATCGGACTCAGAAATCAAGAAGCATGCCAAAGCGGGAAATCTTTTAAGCTTTGACATGATCCAAGATCACAAATCCCTAATGTTGAATGCGGAatttgacttatttaatgaaAAAGCAACTATCCACGCGAATCAAAATAAGCTTACAAAACAGTAAACGATCGGAGCGACGAAAACACGAAGCATGCGAAATCAAAGACGATTTTTAGCTTTGACGCTTAATGGAGACTTGGGTATTTCTATCGATAAAACAAAAACCACCGACtaagagaaataaaatgaaactACAAAAGCGAATCATGATCCTGCGTTCATTCTAAATCACAAAACCAGCAAACAGATGATCGCATTCTTGAAGAAAAGCAAGGGACGCAGACAAAGATCTATTCGCTTCAAATGATGCgcaaaataaaaaagcaaattcagcgacgaaggaggaattcgaAACCGATAATGACGCAAGAATCGAAAGGAAATCACCTGGGGTTGTGGAAAGGTCCGACCTTATTGGCAAATAGGGGGACATGATCACCCTCTTTGTACCTATGATTGGTTCCATCAGCTCCCACCCTCAAACC encodes:
- the LOC135628419 gene encoding transmembrane 9 superfamily member 2-like produces the protein MELSTFVLLVMACGLRVGADGTNHRYKEGDHVPLFANKVGPFHNPSETYRYYDLPFCSPEHVTEKTEALGEVLNGDRLVDAPYELNFLEEQRSKSLCKKNLSKEDVAKFRHAVSKDYYFEMYYDDLPLWGFLGKIEEVKTDSGKDKYFLFKHIHFNILYNDDRVIEINVQTDPNINVDISEDRKLDVEFLYSVTWKNTDISFEERMAKYSRTSSMPQHLEIHWFSIVNSCVTVLLLTGFLATILMRVLKNDFVKYSLIEESLEDQEDSGWKYIHGDVFRFPKNKSLFSAIIGSGTQLLVLTMFIFLLALVGVFYPYNRGALYTALVVIYALTSGIAGYTASSFYMQLEGTNWVRNLLLTGCLFCGPLFLTFFFLNTVAITYSATAALPFGTILVILLIWALVTSPLLILGGVTGKNSKTEFQAPCRTNKYPREIPELAWYRGTIPQMAMAGFLPFSAIYVELYYIFASVWGHKIYTIYSILFIVFIILIIVTAFITVALTYFQLAAEDHGWWWRSVLCGGSTGVFIFFYCIYYYHARSDMSGFMQTSFFFGYMTCICYGFFLMLGTVGFRASLLFVRHIYRSIKCE